The following are encoded together in the Culex pipiens pallens isolate TS chromosome 1, TS_CPP_V2, whole genome shotgun sequence genome:
- the LOC120415975 gene encoding ras-related protein Rab-11A has translation MGTRDDEYDYLFKVVLIGDSGVGKSNLLSRFTRNEFNLESKSTIGVEFATRSIEVDGKTIKAQIWDTAGQERYRAITSAYYRGAVGALLVYDIAKHLTYENVERWLRELRDHADQNIVIMLVGNKSDLRHLRAVPTDEAKGFAERNGLSFIETSALDSTNVETAFQNILTEIYRIVSQKQIRDPPEGSVIRPNLENIDVKPTNPTTDSVRKQCCQ, from the exons TTGTACTGATTGGAGATTCCGGCGTCGGTAAAAGTAATCTGCTATCGAGATTCACTAGGAATGAGTTCAACCTGGAATCGAAATCCACCATAGGAGTAGAGTTTGCTACTAGAAGTATAGAG GTCGATGGCAAAACAATCAAAGCCCAGATCTGGGACACGGCCGGCCAGGAGCGCTACCGGGCGATCACGTCGGCCTACTACCGGGGCGCGGTCGGCGCCCTGCTCGTGTACGACATCGCCAAACATCTGACGTACGAGAACGTGGAGCGGTGGCTGCGCGAGCTGCGCGACCACGCCGACCAGAACATCGTGATCATGCTGGTCGGCAACAAGAGCGACCTGCGGCACCTGCGCGCGGTACCGACGGACGAGGCGAAGGGCTTCGCCGAACGGAACGGCCTCAGCTTCATCGAGACGTCGGCGCTCGACTCGACCAACGTTGAAACAGCATTCCAGAACATACTCACAG AAATCTATCGAATTGTGTCGCAGAAGCAGATCCGGGACCCGCCGGAGGGCAGCGTAATCAGACCGAACCTGGAGAACATCGACGTGAAGCCGACCAATCCCACGACCGACTCGGTGCGAAAACAATGTTGCCAGTGA